A single genomic interval of Syntrophaceae bacterium harbors:
- the genX gene encoding EF-P lysine aminoacylase GenX, producing the protein MSADRECEGRRRALELRADILHATRAFFLSRGYLEVETPNRIPSPLPESHIDAVASGPWWLHPSPEICMKRMLAAGFERIFQIAKCWRGRERGPLHLPEFTLLEWYRAGIDYRQLMEECEDLFLYVAGALGMGPALSYRGLPIDLAKPWERLPVAEAFARYGSVPLETALAEDRFEEVLALEIEPRLGSPKPTLLFDYPLAFGSLARRKAGNPAAAERFEIYIGGLELANGFTELTDAEEQRRRFEAENEVRMRRGREPYPMPEAFLRDLPRMPESAGIAVGVDRVVMLFADASSIDEVVAFTPEEL; encoded by the coding sequence ATGAGCGCCGACCGGGAATGCGAGGGCAGGCGACGGGCCCTCGAACTGCGCGCTGACATCCTCCACGCGACGCGCGCCTTCTTCCTGTCCCGGGGCTACCTCGAGGTCGAAACCCCCAACCGCATCCCCTCCCCCCTGCCCGAATCCCACATCGACGCCGTTGCCTCCGGGCCGTGGTGGCTCCACCCCTCGCCGGAGATCTGCATGAAGCGGATGCTTGCGGCGGGCTTCGAGCGGATCTTCCAGATCGCCAAGTGCTGGCGCGGCCGCGAGCGGGGGCCCCTGCACCTGCCCGAGTTCACCCTGCTGGAATGGTACCGCGCCGGCATCGATTACCGGCAGCTCATGGAAGAGTGCGAGGACCTCTTCCTCTACGTGGCGGGCGCCCTGGGAATGGGACCCGCGCTCTCGTACCGGGGCCTTCCGATCGATCTCGCAAAACCCTGGGAGCGGCTCCCGGTGGCGGAAGCCTTCGCGCGGTACGGGTCCGTCCCCCTCGAGACGGCCCTCGCGGAGGATCGTTTCGAGGAGGTCCTGGCCCTGGAGATCGAGCCCCGGCTCGGCAGCCCGAAACCGACGCTGCTGTTCGACTACCCCCTCGCCTTCGGTTCTCTGGCGCGGCGCAAGGCGGGGAACCCGGCCGCGGCCGAGCGCTTCGAGATTTATATCGGCGGCCTCGAGCTGGCCAACGGCTTCACGGAGCTGACCGACGCGGAGGAACAGCGGAGACGGTTCGAAGCGGAAAACGAGGTGCGGATGCGCAGGGGCCGGGAGCCCTACCCTATGCCGGAGGCATTCCTCCGGGACCTGCCCCGCATGCCGGAGTCGGCCGGTATCGCCGTCGGGGTCGACCGGGTGGTGATGCTCTTCGCCGATGCGTCCTCCATCGACGAGGTCGTCGCCTTCACCCCCGAAGAGCTCTGA
- the efp gene encoding elongation factor P, translating to MYSASDLRKNLRIMLDDEPYIVVDFQFVKPGKGQSLYRCKLRNMLTGSQVDRTFREVDTFQPAETEEKNMQFLYREGDAFHFMDNESYEQIALTAEQVGDAKNFLIENMECKVLLFRDRPIDITLPNFVDVVVTEAPPWIKGDTVSGNYKPVIVETGYKVSVPPFIEQGEKIRIDTRTGEYLTRVKE from the coding sequence ATGTACAGCGCAAGCGACCTGCGGAAAAACCTCAGAATCATGCTCGACGACGAACCTTACATCGTCGTCGATTTCCAGTTCGTCAAGCCGGGCAAGGGGCAGTCCCTGTACCGCTGCAAGCTCCGCAACATGCTCACGGGCAGCCAGGTGGACCGCACCTTCCGCGAGGTGGACACCTTCCAGCCCGCCGAGACGGAAGAGAAGAACATGCAGTTCCTCTACAGGGAAGGGGACGCCTTTCACTTCATGGACAACGAGAGCTACGAGCAGATCGCCCTCACGGCGGAGCAGGTCGGCGACGCGAAGAACTTCCTCATCGAGAACATGGAATGCAAGGTCCTGCTGTTCCGCGACCGCCCGATCGACATCACGCTGCCCAACTTCGTCGACGTCGTCGTGACGGAAGCCCCTCCCTGGATCAAGGGCGACACGGTCTCGGGCAACTACAAGCCGGTCATCGTCGAGACGGGCTACAAGGTCAGCGTGCCCCCCTTCATCGAGCAGGGCGAAAAGATCCGCATCGACACGCGGACGGGCGAGTACCTGACCCGGGTCAAGGAATGA
- a CDS encoding KamA family radical SAM protein, protein MAPELWNDWRWQFQNRIRTADGLAGPLALRRRERLALGEVTRTGQAAVTPYYFSLLDTADPADPIRRQCVPDPLEITMPGGVDDPLGEQAHSPVPGLIHRFRDRCLVIATNRCAVYCRHCNRRRLWRQRERILTARELEAAAAYIERRPSLREVILSGGDPLTLSDGRLERMLGRLRAIGHVEVLRIGSRAPVVLPMRVTERLCGMLRRYRPLWLLTQFNHPREITPEAGAACARLLEAGIPVLNQSVLLRGVNDDYRTMRELLYGLERIAVKPYYLFQCEDVKGTAHFRVDVRDGMRLMEKLWKTTSGVCLPRYVADMPGTKGKVPLQPASFL, encoded by the coding sequence ATTGCCCCTGAACTGTGGAACGACTGGCGCTGGCAGTTCCAAAACCGGATCCGCACGGCCGACGGGCTGGCGGGGCCCCTCGCGCTCCGGCGCCGGGAGCGCCTCGCGCTCGGGGAGGTGACCCGCACCGGGCAAGCCGCCGTCACCCCGTACTATTTCTCCCTCCTCGATACGGCGGACCCCGCCGACCCCATCCGCAGGCAGTGCGTCCCTGACCCCCTGGAGATCACCATGCCCGGCGGCGTCGACGACCCGCTGGGGGAGCAGGCCCACAGCCCGGTGCCCGGCCTCATCCACCGGTTCCGGGACCGCTGCCTCGTCATCGCGACGAACCGCTGCGCCGTCTACTGCCGGCACTGCAACCGCAGGCGGCTCTGGCGCCAGCGGGAGAGGATCCTCACAGCCCGCGAGCTGGAAGCCGCCGCCGCCTACATCGAACGCCGCCCCTCCCTGCGTGAGGTGATCCTGTCGGGCGGCGACCCGCTGACCCTATCCGACGGACGGCTGGAGCGGATGCTCGGGCGGCTGCGCGCCATCGGGCACGTCGAGGTCCTGCGGATCGGGAGCCGGGCGCCCGTCGTGCTGCCCATGCGGGTCACGGAGCGGCTCTGCGGCATGCTCCGAAGGTACAGGCCCCTGTGGCTGCTCACCCAGTTCAATCACCCCCGGGAGATCACGCCCGAGGCCGGCGCGGCCTGCGCACGGCTGCTCGAGGCCGGCATCCCGGTCCTGAACCAGTCCGTGCTGCTCCGGGGGGTCAATGACGACTACCGGACGATGCGTGAGCTCCTCTACGGCCTCGAGCGGATCGCCGTGAAGCCCTACTACCTCTTCCAGTGCGAAGACGTGAAGGGCACGGCGCATTTCCGGGTGGACGTCCGCGACGGGATGCGGCTGATGGAAAAGCTGTGGAAGACGACCTCGGGCGTCTGTCTGCCGCGCTACGTGGCCGACATGCCGGGCACGAAGGGAAAGGTGCCCCTCCAGCCCGCCTCGTTTCTCTGA
- a CDS encoding acyl-CoA thioesterase yields MKLRTHVVNHLVRSEDLNHHGTLFAGKTAMWVVESGFIAAASLTHPEHIVCLNIHGMLFKKPIRNGEIVRFESRVVLAGKTRLVSYVKVVNNANDEFLLDGFISFIHVDRQGQPVPHGVVVEATDPEDVALQERARAL; encoded by the coding sequence ATGAAACTGCGCACGCACGTCGTCAACCACCTCGTCAGGAGCGAGGACCTCAACCACCACGGGACCCTCTTCGCAGGCAAGACGGCCATGTGGGTCGTCGAGTCGGGCTTCATCGCCGCCGCGAGCCTCACTCATCCGGAGCACATCGTCTGCCTCAACATCCACGGCATGCTGTTCAAGAAGCCCATCCGCAACGGCGAGATCGTGCGGTTCGAGAGCCGGGTGGTTCTCGCCGGCAAGACGCGGCTCGTGTCATATGTGAAGGTGGTCAACAACGCCAACGACGAATTCCTCCTCGACGGGTTCATCAGCTTCATCCACGTGGACCGGCAGGGACAGCCCGTCCCGCACGGCGTCGTCGTCGAGGCGACGGACCCCGAGGATGTCGCGCTGCAGGAGCGGGCCAGGGCGCTGTAG
- a CDS encoding L,D-transpeptidase family protein yields the protein MNRWSRPAARLAILVAAGLVLSACATPPKWRLTGSGPEPDRTEPRIEPHVFVPSKGEHLIGRLAVVRTREGDTLPDIARHFGLGHDAVKAANPGVDVWLPKADSRVVLPLLFILPDAPRQGIVVNLAAMRLYHYTGKNREIVTYPVGIGDEGRSTPVGEMFIERKAVRPTWYVPASIRRDHAKRGDPLPAEVPPGPDNPLGEYALYLSRASYVIHGTNKPYSIGLRATNGCLRLYPEHVEKLYKAVPVKTPVHIVNQPYLIGRSGGMLYLQAHDPHEELDAADLRKRLLARLRDIEKKEGLRVDWKRVEETVTQARGIPVPILEGSVGIEGMLASAAEIRRPAQLTGQPRIPAFKAGAWYVRADETIGEDNAKRLAAVLNHQGPQIPALVVRKGNRYQVLAGPFPSKKAAEEAARRIKSDLELDGVLVGPAQSRELAQKETGSR from the coding sequence ATGAACCGTTGGTCCCGCCCCGCCGCCCGTCTTGCCATCCTCGTTGCGGCGGGCCTGGTGCTCAGCGCCTGCGCGACGCCGCCGAAGTGGCGGCTCACCGGGTCCGGGCCAGAGCCCGACCGGACGGAACCGCGCATCGAGCCTCACGTGTTTGTCCCCTCCAAGGGCGAGCATCTCATCGGCCGGCTCGCCGTGGTGCGCACCCGGGAGGGCGACACGCTGCCCGACATTGCGAGGCACTTCGGCCTGGGCCACGACGCCGTCAAGGCGGCCAACCCGGGAGTGGATGTCTGGCTGCCCAAGGCCGACAGCCGCGTCGTGCTGCCCCTGCTGTTCATCCTGCCCGACGCCCCCCGTCAGGGGATCGTCGTCAACCTGGCGGCGATGCGGCTGTATCACTACACGGGAAAGAACCGGGAGATCGTCACCTATCCCGTCGGTATCGGTGACGAGGGCCGCTCCACGCCGGTGGGCGAGATGTTCATCGAGCGCAAGGCCGTCCGGCCGACCTGGTACGTGCCGGCCTCGATCCGCAGGGACCACGCGAAGAGGGGCGACCCGCTGCCCGCCGAGGTGCCGCCGGGCCCCGACAACCCGCTGGGGGAGTACGCCCTGTACCTGAGCCGGGCGAGCTACGTGATCCACGGCACCAACAAGCCCTACAGCATCGGCCTGCGGGCGACCAACGGGTGCCTGCGGCTCTACCCGGAGCACGTGGAGAAGCTCTACAAGGCCGTGCCGGTCAAAACACCCGTGCACATCGTCAACCAGCCTTACCTGATCGGCCGCTCGGGGGGGATGCTCTACCTGCAGGCGCATGACCCTCACGAGGAGTTGGACGCCGCGGACCTCCGGAAGCGTCTCCTGGCAAGGCTCAGGGACATCGAGAAGAAGGAGGGGCTGCGCGTGGACTGGAAGCGGGTGGAGGAAACGGTGACGCAGGCCCGGGGAATCCCCGTTCCGATCCTCGAGGGATCAGTCGGGATCGAGGGCATGCTCGCCTCGGCCGCGGAAATCCGGCGGCCCGCGCAGCTGACGGGGCAGCCGCGCATCCCCGCGTTCAAGGCCGGGGCCTGGTACGTCCGCGCCGATGAGACGATCGGGGAGGACAACGCGAAGCGGCTGGCCGCCGTACTGAACCACCAGGGGCCCCAGATCCCGGCCCTCGTGGTGCGGAAAGGCAACCGCTACCAGGTCCTCGCCGGCCCCTTCCCGAGCAAGAAGGCGGCGGAGGAAGCCGCCCGGCGCATCAAGAGCGACTTGGAACTCGACGGGGTGCTCGTGGGGCCCGCCCAGTCGCGGGAACTGGCGCAGAAGGAGACGGGCAGCAGGTAA